GGCCCGAGGGCTCCGGGAATCGGTTTCGCGATTGGTGAGGACCGTCTCATCCTGACCTTGCAGGCTCTGGCTGAGGCAGGCTCCATTGCCATCGACGAGAGCAAGCTCGACGCCTATATCGCCCCGATGGGCGCGGGCCAGAACGCCGCTGCGTTGGCTCTGGCGAAGGAACTGCGCGCTTCGGGTTTGACGGTAGAGGTAGGCGACGGCAGCTTCCGGCTGAAAAAATCGTTCGAGCTGGCCGACAAGCTGGCGCGACGAATCGTCATCCTGGGCGAGGACGAGGTGGCGACCGCGACCGCGACCGTCAAGACCTTCTCTACGGGCGAGCAGGTGAAGTTGGAGCGCGGGTCGCTTTCGGATCTGCTTCGATCCTGAGCGTCTATGGCCTTCGATAGACTGTGGGGCCACGAAAGAGATCTGCCGGGCCGGTTACGAGACCGCCAATGACGGCTCCGATTCCGGCCCCGGCAGCGGCGAACTCTCCTTTGTCGTCGCCGAAGAAGCTGTCTTTTCCACCGCCAGCCCGACTCCAACGCCAACCCCTACGCCAGCGCCGATACCTGCGCCGATTGCGGTAGAGATGCCGTAGCGAGTGAGCTTGACGCTCTTCACGTTGGCGCGCTGGAAGGTGTGTTTGCCGCAAACCAGGGTCGCGTCGTCGACGGAGAGCAGTTTGCAGGTGGCCCCGCCCTTGTCCGCGGAGACGTGAATCCTTGTCTGTGCCGGAAGCGCCTTGAGGTGGTCCCAATTGGATCCGGCGGGTGCCTGTGCGAGCGCAGAGACCGTGACTACGAGGACGCCGGCGGTGATGCCTGAGAGAGCGATCAGGCAGAAGGTGCGACGTGACACAAGCGGGGCGCGGAGTAGCAATGGCGATTGGCGCACATTCCCTCACAGATGCAGCGGATTTCCGGCACGGCAGACTTTATGGCGATGTCGATTGGTCAACATTGTAGTGGGACTGGCGGGCGTTACAAGATAATTCGACGGTACGGTCGGCTTTCTCGCGGCAGCCGATGTGAAAGCGCCGCTCTATCGACGCGCAGGCTGGCGGAAGTTCGTACAATAGAAGCACTGTGACACTCGACTTTTTAGGCAAGCTGCAACGAACGAAGATGTGCGGAGATCTCCGCGCTGAGGATGCTGGTGACGACGTAGTCCTGATGGGCTGGGTGAACCGGCGGCGCGACCATGGCAACCTGATCTTTCTCGATGTGCGCGATCGCAGCGGCATTACGCAGATCGTGCTCGACAAAGAGAAGTCGGCCGAGGCCCATGCGAAGGCCGAGGCGGCACGCAGCGAGTATGTCGTCGCGGTGAAGGGAAGCGTGCGCAAGCGTGCGGCTGGCCTTGAGAACCCGAACATGTCGACGGGCGACGTTGAAGTTGTCGCCCATGAATTGCTGCTACTGAACGAGGCGAAGACGCCTCCGTTCTCGCCGGCTGAAGAGGCGATTGCGAATGAAGAGGTACGGCTGAAGTATCGCTATCTCGATCTGCGCCGAGTGGAGATGCAGAAGAACTTCGCGCTGCGCAGCCGCGTGGCGATGGCGATTCGGAATTACCTCGTCAGCGAAGGCTTCCTCGAGATCGAGACCCCGTTCATGACGCGGTCGACGCCTGAAGGCGCGCGGGATTATCTCGTCCCGAGCCGCGTTCATGCGGGACATTTTTATGCGCTGCCGCAGTCTCCGCAAATCTTCAAGCAGATCCTGATGATCTCGGGCTTCGATAAGTACTTCCAGATCGCGCGGTGTTTCCGCGACGAGGACCTGCGTGCCGACCGGCAGCCGGAGTTTACGCAGATTGACCTTGAGACGACGTTCCCGCAGCAGGAGCTGATCTTCGGATTTGTCGAAGGATTTTTGAAGGCTGCGTTTAAGGAGGCGGGCATTACGCTTGAGCCGCCGTTCGTGCAGATGACTTATGACGATGCGATCAAGAACTATGGCATCGACAAGCCGGATATGCGGCTTCCGGCGATGGTCTCTTTGACCGATGAACTTACGCCGGAGCTGCGCGAGACGTTGAAGATCGAGCAGACTCTGCCGGTGCTCGGGTTCGTGATCCCATCGGTCGGCGAACTGAGCGGGACGGCACGTAAGTCGCTGCTGTCGGAGATTCGCGGTGGCTTCGGCGATAGCGGATTGGACTTGCTGGATGTCGCGAGGCTGAAGACGAACGAGACCTTCGCTCCGCTGGCTGCGGCGATTGAGGCGAAAGTTGGTGTTGTCGCGGACGACTTGCTGGTTGTGGTTACACCAAAGCTGGGAACGCCTGCGATGTGGAACTACGATCCGCAGTGGATCTACAAGCGTGTCGGAGCGCTGCGGCTTACGCTGGCAGCGAAGTATGCGGACAAGCACAAGCGCTTCGAGCAGACGGGCACAGCGGCGGACTTCAAGTTCCTCTGGGTCACCGACTTCCCTATGTACGAGTGGGACGAGGAGCACAAGGTATGGAATGCGGCGCACCATCCGTTTACCTCGCCGCATGAAGAGGACATCAAGGCGGGCAAGCTGACGAACGATAAGGGTGCGGTGCGTGCGCTCGCGTATGACATCGTTCTGAACGGCACGGAGCTGGGATCGGGATCGATTCGTATCCATCGCCAGGACGTGCAGGCGGAGATCTTCCGGTCGCTTGGCATGACAGATGAAGAGGCGCATGAGCGGTTCGGCTTCTTCCTGGATGCGCTGGAGTATGGCACGCCTCCGCATGGCGGGATTGCGCTTGGGCTCGATCGCATCGTGATGATTCTTGCGGGCGCGACCAGCCTGCGCGAGGTGATCGCGTTCCCGAAGACAGCCAAAGCGATCGATCTGATGGTCGATGCTCCAACACCGGTGAGCGATCAGCAGTTGAAAGAGTTGAGTCTGCGGGTGGCGACGCGGAGTTAGCAGCGGGACGATTGTGATGGGCGCTCCGAACGAAATGCGGGGATCCTTCGCTTCGCTCAGGATGACGGCCTTTTCAAGGTCGAGACGGCCGGGCAGCGGATTAAGGGCTTGAAGTATTTGTAACTTCTGGAGGAGCAAATGCAACTTCGTCGTTCTCTCTGTGCTTTGGTGCTTGTTGTAACGGGGTTTGCTGTAACTGCCGTGGCGCAGACTTCGCAGTCACCGCTGGTGCCGGAGAATACGTTGCCGCCGCATCGCACGACGCTGGTCTTCGGGCAGAAGATTGCGTACTACGATTCGGGTTCGGGGCCGACGCTGGTGCTGGTGCATGGCTTCGCCAGCCAGGCTCGCTTCGACTGGGGCAACGTGATCGTGCCGTTGAGCAAGCATCATCGTGTGATTGCGCTCGACCAGATTGGGTTTGGCAACTCCGATAAGCCGTTTATCGATTACAGCATCCAGACCTACGTGGACTTTCTTGGCGAGTTCCTGCGCACGCTGCGGGTGGAGAAGTTTGACCTTGCGGGCGAGAGTCTTGGTGGATGGATCGTGGCGAACTACACGATGCAGGCGCTGGCTCCGGCGAATGACGGCAAGTATGCGCTGCCTAAGCCTTCGCACCTGATCCTTGAAGATGCTGCGGGTCATACATCGCTGCACTCCGTATTGCAGCGGATTCCGATCGCGGGAAATCTGCGCGACGCGGCGGCCGTGGCCATCGTCTTCTACGACAAGTCGCGGGTGACGCCGGAGTTTATCCGCGAGAACTTTGCGATCAAGTTGAAGGCGAATGATGGCATGACCGAGCGGCTGCTGGTGGGCAATCCCGAGACAGACAAGGAAGTCGTGGGCGACAACCTGAAGGGCATCAGTATTCCCACGCTGGTGGTGTGGGGCGGCAACGATGAGCTGGTTCCGCTGGCCGATGGCAAGGACTATGCAGCGAAGATTCCCGGAGCGAAGCTGGTGATTGTGCCTGAGTGCGGTCATGCGCCGTCGCTCGAGAAGCCGAAGGAGTTTGTCGACGCTGTGACAGGGTTCCTGGGCAACTGAGATGGCCCGCTCCGCTGGTCTTGAGCGTCAGCCGGGCGGAAGCTCAAACAAGGCATCGAAGACGCGTCCAACGATCTTCTTGATGGTCGCCTGGTCGAGCAGGGCGGTCTCCAACTGTGTCTCGAGGACCAGCGTGGAGATGATGGGAAAGATGGCTTCGACGGCTGATGTGAGTCTGATTCCGTCTTTCCTGCCGGGCTGTAGCCCAAGGATGCCGGAGATTCGTTGTTCATCATTGTCCGTGATGAAGGCTCTCCTCAAATCCTGCAGACGAGACTTCGATTCAGGATGGCGCAGGGCGAAGAGCTTGAATTCGAGTAGAAGCAGGGACCACGCCTTGTCTTCGGTGCGCTGAAGGTAAAAAGACCGCAGCGCTTTAAGATTGCCTTCGGCGCTGGTGGAGACGGACAGGAACTTCTCCATCTGTGCCCGGAAGCAGTTGGACCGCTCTTCGATAAGGGCAAGGAAGATGTCTTCCTTACTCTTGAACTGGGCATAAATAGCGCCCTTGGTGCGTCCGGCGAGGGCCGCGATCTCGCCAAGATCGGCGCCTTCGTAACCGTCCCGAACGAAGATCGTTTCGGCAGCTTGCAGGAGACGCGCCCGCGTCTCCCTGGTTTTGAGCTCGTGCTTATTTGCAGCTTTTTCGACTGTCATCATTCCTGATTTCATTTTAGAGAAGCGATAGGTCGCGACCTGACTCAACCGTCTTCGGAGTTGCCGATCGCGACTCAACCAAAGCATAGCGAAGCTCTTGATTTTCTTTTAGCAGGTGGGAGACGAGAAGTCGCAGGTCCTTTAGCTGATGCATAAGCTCAACGATCTTCGCGCCGGATGGATCTCCCCTGTCTGAAGGTAGCGGTTCGCAGCAGTTCATGGTAACTCCGATGGTTCTTCACGGCTTCCTAGCTCTTCTCGGGGGCGAGCTTCCAGGAGCGTTCGAGCGCAGCGGCGTAGCGCTTAGCGAGCGCCTTGGCGAAATGGTCCGCGACGTTGGTGCTCTCCGATTCGCCGCGTATCGTCGCCTTGATCTCCTCGGTCCCGATGACGCTGCCGGACGCGCGGGTGAAGGCCGCATCGAACTTCATCTGCGTCGTCCCCACAAAGAAGCCAATAGGGCCGAGTGTCGCGCGCTTCACGGAGCTGCCCTGTCTGAATGCGGCAATTGCGATGTGGACGATGTACTGCGGGCAGCCAGCCCCCTGTTCGCCCTCACGATAGACTCGGCCAACATCTTTGGTTTTGCGGAAGCGATCGACGATGTGCTCGTAGACGAGCGCGCGGTAGGCGGCGGGGACTTCGGTGCGGCCCCAGTCGGGCTCGGAGATGAGGACGCTGTTGCGTTCGACCGAGGTGCCACATGCGGTCTCCGCAGCTACCAGGGCGAGAGCGCTCTTCTGGGCCGGCGGCTGCTGGCTGGCGAAGCTGGCGGCGGGACGTGCGGCGGGGAGAGCGAAGCCGCTCAGGGCGATCTCGGCCTGCTTGGCGGGGAGGAGGAAGACCGCCGAATGGGCGCCCCCGTGGGCGTCTTTGAACTCGACCGTGAGCAGATCTACCCGGTGGTGCATAAATGCCGCCGCTGCTAGACCGCCGCCGTCGGGGATGGTCATGCGAAGAATTCTGCCGCCGACTCCCCACATCTCTACCCGCTGGTTTCCAGCGCTTGCTGCAGTCAGCGAGCTGCGCGGGATCGAGGTGGTGCCGGACTTTGCGGAGAAGGTGAGCGTGTCCGCGTTGAGGGTAAGGGCACCCTTCTTGTTAGGCTTGGCGTCGGGAAACCCATACACATGCTGCACATGCGTGGAGGTCCAGGAGGCCGGGGGAAGTGTCTGGGCCGCGGTCTCGCGGTCTTCGGCGGGAAGATGAGGGATGCAAAGAGATGCGTGGAGGAGGAAGAGGATTGCAGCGCCGGAAAGGGGTTTCATAGATCTCCTGTATAAATACGTACTAGTAGGTATATAAATTACGACGTGGAGTAATGCAAGAGGTGCAGGTGAAAAGGGGCAAAAATTGGAGAGATTTGCTTGAGAGGCGGGAGGATGTTGTGGCGGGCGGCCGGCGATGACCGTTTCTGGCGACTTTATGTAGTAGAAGCAGTGTCAATCGCCGATGGAGGCGACCTCGGCCTCAGGCGCGATGGCGAGTCGGCGGGATTTGATGTCGCGCATGGGCGGCTGGCCGAAGAAGCGGCTGTACTCGCGGCTGAACTGGCTGGCGCTCTCGTAGCCGACGTCGAAGGCGGCGGAGGCGGCGTCCATGCCGTCGTGGAGCATGCGCTCGCGGGCGACGTGGAGGCGCAGGTGCTTCTGGTACTGCAGCGGGCTCATGGCGGTGAGGGAGCGGAACTGGTGGTGGAGGGTGGAGACGCCCATACGGGCCATCTCGGCCAGTTCTTCGACGCGGAGGGGTTTGGCGTAGTTGGCGCGGAGCCACTCGACGGCGCGGGCGGTGCGCTGGCTCTGTTCCCCAAGCGTGGCGATGGCGCGAAGGTGCTGTCCCTGCGGGCTGCGCAGGAGGCGGTAGATGACCTCGCGATGCAGCATGGGGCTGAGGAAGGCGATGTCCTCGGGAGCGTCGAGCAGGTCCATCAGGCGCAGGCAGGGCGCGAGGAGCTCGGGTGTGGTGACGCCCATGGCCATGCCGCGGGTTCCGGCGGGTTGCTTGGTGTGGAACTCCTCCAGGCTGAGGATCTCGCGGACCATGGGCATATCGAACTTGAGCAGCATGCCGAGGAGTGGCTTCTGCGGAGTGGCGGCGACGATCTGGCTGACTACGGGAAGGTCGACCGAGGTGAGGAGGAGGCTTGATTCGTCACAAAGGAAGGTCGTCTTGCCGAGGTTGATGCGCTTCTGGCCCTGAACGAAGACGACGAGATGGGGCTCGTAGGTGGCAGAGCAGCAGGCCGTGGGAGTGGAGCGGCGGGTGAGGACCATGCTGGGAACGGCGGTGGTGCGCGGACCTTCTGCGGGGCAGTGGGCGGCGATCTTCGCGGCTAAATTAGCCCGCATGGCGACGGCGATGGGCTCGGGATGAGGTTTCGGTGCTGGCATTGGGCGATATTTCCTTTTTGTTTGCCGCGCAGACGGTGAAAGCAAGAACAAGAGCGAAATGTGGGGGGCTCTCCACTGCGCTTCGCTCCGGTCGAGATAACGCTTCTATTTCACTTCACGTGTCTCTGGATCTACGGTAGCTCGCTCGGGAGCGGGTGT
This Granulicella aggregans DNA region includes the following protein-coding sequences:
- a CDS encoding TetR/AcrR family transcriptional regulator; its protein translation is MMTVEKAANKHELKTRETRARLLQAAETIFVRDGYEGADLGEIAALAGRTKGAIYAQFKSKEDIFLALIEERSNCFRAQMEKFLSVSTSAEGNLKALRSFYLQRTEDKAWSLLLLEFKLFALRHPESKSRLQDLRRAFITDNDEQRISGILGLQPGRKDGIRLTSAVEAIFPIISTLVLETQLETALLDQATIKKIVGRVFDALFELPPG
- a CDS encoding AraC family transcriptional regulator, giving the protein MPAPKPHPEPIAVAMRANLAAKIAAHCPAEGPRTTAVPSMVLTRRSTPTACCSATYEPHLVVFVQGQKRINLGKTTFLCDESSLLLTSVDLPVVSQIVAATPQKPLLGMLLKFDMPMVREILSLEEFHTKQPAGTRGMAMGVTTPELLAPCLRLMDLLDAPEDIAFLSPMLHREVIYRLLRSPQGQHLRAIATLGEQSQRTARAVEWLRANYAKPLRVEELAEMARMGVSTLHHQFRSLTAMSPLQYQKHLRLHVARERMLHDGMDAASAAFDVGYESASQFSREYSRFFGQPPMRDIKSRRLAIAPEAEVASIGD
- a CDS encoding alpha/beta fold hydrolase, with amino-acid sequence MQLRRSLCALVLVVTGFAVTAVAQTSQSPLVPENTLPPHRTTLVFGQKIAYYDSGSGPTLVLVHGFASQARFDWGNVIVPLSKHHRVIALDQIGFGNSDKPFIDYSIQTYVDFLGEFLRTLRVEKFDLAGESLGGWIVANYTMQALAPANDGKYALPKPSHLILEDAAGHTSLHSVLQRIPIAGNLRDAAAVAIVFYDKSRVTPEFIRENFAIKLKANDGMTERLLVGNPETDKEVVGDNLKGISIPTLVVWGGNDELVPLADGKDYAAKIPGAKLVIVPECGHAPSLEKPKEFVDAVTGFLGN
- the aspS gene encoding aspartate--tRNA ligase, which codes for MCGDLRAEDAGDDVVLMGWVNRRRDHGNLIFLDVRDRSGITQIVLDKEKSAEAHAKAEAARSEYVVAVKGSVRKRAAGLENPNMSTGDVEVVAHELLLLNEAKTPPFSPAEEAIANEEVRLKYRYLDLRRVEMQKNFALRSRVAMAIRNYLVSEGFLEIETPFMTRSTPEGARDYLVPSRVHAGHFYALPQSPQIFKQILMISGFDKYFQIARCFRDEDLRADRQPEFTQIDLETTFPQQELIFGFVEGFLKAAFKEAGITLEPPFVQMTYDDAIKNYGIDKPDMRLPAMVSLTDELTPELRETLKIEQTLPVLGFVIPSVGELSGTARKSLLSEIRGGFGDSGLDLLDVARLKTNETFAPLAAAIEAKVGVVADDLLVVVTPKLGTPAMWNYDPQWIYKRVGALRLTLAAKYADKHKRFEQTGTAADFKFLWVTDFPMYEWDEEHKVWNAAHHPFTSPHEEDIKAGKLTNDKGAVRALAYDIVLNGTELGSGSIRIHRQDVQAEIFRSLGMTDEEAHERFGFFLDALEYGTPPHGGIALGLDRIVMILAGATSLREVIAFPKTAKAIDLMVDAPTPVSDQQLKELSLRVATRS